From the Oscillospiraceae bacterium genome, one window contains:
- the aspS gene encoding aspartate--tRNA ligase has protein sequence MYRTIYCGELREEHIGQQVKVCGWVQRQRDLGALIFIDLRDRTGIVQLAFDENSSKDDFEKAFTARSEYVLCATGTVRSRGENAKNHNIPTGLVEIAVTKLEIITAAQTPPFEIVDNSNARDELRLKHRYLDLRRPELQSKIIARSKIGTIVRNFFADNGFIDVETPILVKSTPEGARDYLVPSRVHPGSFYALPQSPQLYKQLLMVSGFDRYFQIARCFRDEDLRADRQPEFTQIDIEMSFVDQEDVIEINERFLKHLFKEYKGIDIQLPLMRMPYDEAMLKYGCDKPDLRFGFEIVELTDILKDCGFKVFADTIQNGGKVRAINVKGGGTFTRKEIDNLTDFVKTQYKAKGLAWTKNNNGEISSSYAKFITEEENKAIYDAMGFESGDIIFIVADKTKVVCAALGALRCEVAKRMNIIDPNDYKLLWVTDFPMFEYDEEEDRYVATHHPFTAPRDEDVRYLLSDPAKVYSKAYDIIINGSEAGGGSVRIHTPEVQNKVFEAIGLSKEESEIKFGYLLEAFKYGVPPHAGLAYGFDRLVGLLLGTDAIRDVIAFPKVQNASELMTDCPSEVPQKSLDELSIALNLPKTEE, from the coding sequence ATGTACAGAACAATATACTGCGGAGAACTGCGAGAAGAACACATCGGTCAGCAGGTAAAGGTATGCGGATGGGTACAGCGTCAGCGCGATCTGGGTGCGCTCATATTCATTGATCTGAGAGACCGCACCGGCATAGTACAGCTCGCATTTGATGAAAACAGCAGCAAAGACGACTTTGAAAAGGCATTTACCGCCCGTTCGGAATACGTTCTCTGTGCAACGGGTACAGTTCGTTCCCGCGGTGAAAACGCCAAGAATCACAACATTCCCACAGGTCTTGTGGAAATCGCGGTTACAAAGCTTGAAATAATCACCGCAGCGCAGACACCTCCTTTTGAAATAGTTGACAACTCCAATGCACGCGATGAATTAAGACTTAAGCACCGCTATCTTGACCTGCGCCGTCCCGAGCTGCAAAGCAAGATAATTGCGAGAAGCAAAATCGGCACCATCGTACGTAACTTCTTTGCGGACAACGGTTTTATTGACGTAGAAACCCCTATTCTTGTAAAATCCACCCCGGAGGGTGCACGTGACTACCTTGTTCCAAGCCGTGTTCATCCCGGATCTTTCTATGCGCTCCCCCAGTCTCCTCAGCTTTACAAACAGCTTCTCATGGTATCCGGCTTTGACCGTTACTTCCAGATAGCACGCTGCTTCCGCGACGAGGACCTGCGTGCAGACCGTCAGCCCGAGTTCACACAGATAGATATCGAGATGTCTTTTGTTGACCAGGAAGACGTAATTGAGATAAACGAGCGTTTCCTCAAGCATCTTTTTAAGGAATACAAGGGCATCGACATTCAGCTTCCTCTCATGCGTATGCCTTATGACGAGGCTATGCTTAAATACGGCTGTGACAAACCCGATTTGCGTTTCGGTTTTGAAATAGTTGAGCTTACCGACATCCTTAAGGACTGCGGCTTCAAGGTATTTGCCGACACAATTCAGAACGGCGGAAAAGTACGCGCCATCAACGTAAAGGGTGGCGGCACATTTACACGTAAAGAAATTGACAATCTTACGGATTTTGTCAAGACCCAGTACAAAGCCAAGGGACTTGCATGGACAAAAAACAACAACGGAGAAATTTCTTCTTCCTACGCGAAGTTCATTACTGAAGAAGAAAACAAAGCAATTTACGATGCAATGGGCTTTGAAAGCGGCGATATTATATTCATCGTTGCCGACAAGACAAAGGTTGTTTGCGCGGCTCTGGGTGCTTTGCGCTGTGAGGTTGCAAAGCGCATGAACATTATTGACCCCAACGATTACAAGCTTTTGTGGGTAACAGACTTCCCCATGTTTGAGTATGACGAAGAGGAAGACCGCTATGTTGCTACCCACCACCCCTTTACCGCCCCCCGCGATGAGGATGTCCGGTATCTCTTAAGCGACCCTGCCAAGGTTTACTCCAAGGCTTACGACATCATTATCAACGGAAGCGAAGCAGGAGGCGGCTCGGTACGTATCCACACCCCTGAGGTTCAGAACAAGGTATTTGAAGCCATCGGACTTTCAAAGGAAGAAAGCGAAATCAAGTTCGGCTATCTGCTGGAAGCCTTCAAATACGGTGTGCCTCCTCATGCAGGTCTTGCTTACGGCTTTGACCGTCTGGTTGGATTACTGCTTGGTACCGATGCAATACGCGATGTAATTGCTTTCCCCAAGGTCCAGAATGCTTCGGAGCTTATGACCGACTGTCCCTCCGAGGTCCCCCAGAAATCTCTGGATGAGCTTTCCATCGCACTTAATCTCCCAAAAACGGAAGAATAA
- a CDS encoding methylglyoxal synthase yields the protein MEIALIAHDNKKELMTQFCIAYCGVLSKHNICATGITGKNITDATGLKIERLLSGTQGGDQQIASRISYNEIDVLLYFRDTSPNSTFDETEMNILRLCDIYNIPVATNIATAEAIIMALDRGDLDWREIVNPNKH from the coding sequence ATGGAAATTGCTTTAATCGCTCATGATAACAAGAAAGAACTCATGACTCAGTTTTGCATCGCATATTGCGGGGTCCTTTCAAAGCACAATATCTGTGCAACAGGTATTACCGGCAAGAATATTACCGATGCTACCGGATTGAAAATAGAGCGTCTTTTAAGCGGTACCCAGGGCGGCGATCAACAGATTGCATCCCGTATATCTTACAATGAAATTGACGTTCTCCTCTATTTCAGAGACACCTCTCCCAACAGCACTTTTGACGAAACAGAGATGAATATTCTTCGCCTGTGCGATATATATAATATTCCCGTCGCAACCAACATTGCCACCGCAGAGGCTATAATCATGGCTCTCGACCGCGGCGACCTTGATTGGCGCGAAATCGTTAATCCCAACAAACATTAA
- a CDS encoding histidine--tRNA ligase has translation MIQKPRGTIDILPDKAAIWLEVENRIRKIAKRYGFGEIRLPTFEVTELYNRGVGDTSDVVQKEMYTFTDNDNRSISLRPEGTAGVVRSIIENGLCSEAMPLSLYYIISCFRYEKPQAGRSREFFQFGVEMFGADSPTADADVIMLASDIFDEFGLNVRLEINSIGCPECRPKYHAALKEYFASNIDDLCDTCKGRLEKNPLRILDCKSPICSAIAKNAPHTIDYLCDDCKNHMEGLKELLTKAGREFTVNSRIVRGLDYYRKTVFEFISEDIGAQSTVCGGGRYDGLVQSLGGPALSGIGFGMGLTRLMMVLEAQNKLPAVSDSIDIYIASLGQSAVSEGFRLSSRLRKAGFRAQCDLVGRSLKAQMKYADKKSARFVLILGDSEIENRKCMLKNMQTSEQNEVSLDDIQSIINHIK, from the coding sequence TTGATACAGAAACCCAGAGGAACTATTGATATTCTCCCCGACAAAGCCGCAATATGGCTGGAGGTGGAGAACCGTATACGCAAGATCGCAAAACGCTACGGCTTCGGTGAAATACGCCTGCCCACCTTTGAGGTAACCGAGCTTTACAACCGCGGTGTAGGAGACACCTCCGACGTTGTGCAGAAGGAAATGTACACATTCACCGACAACGACAACCGTTCCATCAGCCTTCGCCCCGAGGGCACTGCGGGTGTTGTTCGCAGTATAATAGAAAACGGACTTTGCTCCGAAGCAATGCCGCTGTCTCTTTATTACATCATCTCCTGCTTCCGTTACGAAAAGCCACAGGCCGGCCGATCCAGAGAGTTTTTTCAGTTCGGTGTGGAAATGTTCGGCGCCGATTCTCCGACCGCAGATGCAGATGTAATAATGCTTGCTTCCGATATTTTTGACGAATTCGGACTCAACGTGCGTCTTGAAATAAACTCAATCGGATGTCCGGAGTGCCGTCCAAAATATCATGCGGCTCTCAAGGAGTATTTTGCCTCAAATATAGACGATTTATGCGATACCTGCAAAGGACGTCTGGAAAAAAATCCTCTTCGTATTCTGGACTGCAAAAGCCCCATTTGTTCTGCCATTGCTAAAAACGCGCCTCACACTATTGATTATCTGTGTGATGACTGCAAGAATCACATGGAGGGGCTCAAGGAGCTTCTCACCAAGGCAGGACGTGAATTCACCGTCAATTCCCGCATCGTACGCGGTCTTGACTATTACCGCAAAACGGTATTTGAATTTATCAGCGAGGACATCGGTGCCCAAAGCACCGTTTGCGGCGGCGGACGCTACGACGGTCTTGTTCAGTCTCTTGGCGGTCCCGCACTCAGCGGTATAGGCTTCGGCATGGGTCTTACCCGTCTTATGATGGTGCTTGAGGCTCAGAACAAGCTTCCTGCGGTCAGCGACAGCATAGATATATATATCGCCTCCCTCGGTCAGAGTGCCGTTTCGGAAGGTTTCAGACTTTCTTCCCGGCTTCGCAAAGCGGGCTTCAGAGCGCAATGTGACCTTGTAGGACGTTCTCTTAAAGCTCAGATGAAATATGCCGATAAAAAATCCGCCCGTTTTGTTTTGATTCTGGGCGACAGCGAAATAGAAAACCGCAAATGTATGCTTAAAAACATGCAAACCAGCGAACAAAACGAGGTTTCGCTGGACGATATTCAGTCAATAATAAATCATATTAAATAA